The following proteins are encoded in a genomic region of Mustela erminea isolate mMusErm1 chromosome 3, mMusErm1.Pri, whole genome shotgun sequence:
- the LOC116586909 gene encoding LOW QUALITY PROTEIN: RWD domain-containing protein 1-like (The sequence of the model RefSeq protein was modified relative to this genomic sequence to represent the inferred CDS: substituted 1 base at 1 genomic stop codon): MTDYGEEQRNELXALESIYPDSFTVLSENPPSFTITVTSEAGENDETVQTTLKFTYSEKYPDEAPLYEIFSQENLEDSDVSEILKLLALQAEENLGMVMIFTLVTAVQEKLNEIVDQIKTRREEEKKQKEKEAEEAEKQLFHGTPVTIENFLSWKAKFDAELLEIKKKRMKEEEQAGKNKLSGKQLFETDHNLDTSDIQFLEDAGNNVEVDESLFQEMDDLELEDDEDDPDYNPADPESDLTN, from the coding sequence ATGACAGATTACGGCGAGGAGCAGCGCAATGAGCTGTAGGCTCTAGAGTCCATCTATCCCGACTCCTTCACAGTATTATCAGAAAATCCACCCAGTTTCACCATTACTGTGACATCTGAGGCTGGAGAAAATGATGAAACTGTCCAGACTACTCTCAAGTTTACATACAGTGAAAAATACCCAGATGAAGCCCCTCTTTATGAAATATTCTCCCAGGAAAATCTAGAAGATAGTGATGTCTCAGAGATTTTAAAACTATTAGCATTACAGGCAGAAGAAAACCTTGGTATGGTGATGATCTTTACTTTAGTGACAGCTgtacaagaaaaattaaatgaaatagtagatcaaataaaaactagaagagaagaagaaaagaaacaaaaagaaaaagaggcagaggaagctgAAAAGCAATTATTTCATGGCACTCCTGTTACAATTGAGAATTTCTTAAGCTGGAAGGCCAAGTTTGATGCAGaactcttggaaattaaaaagaaacgaatgaaagaagaagaacaagcaggaaaaaataaattaagtgggAAACAGCTCTTTGAGACAGATCATAATCTTGACACATCTGATATCCAGTTTCTGGAAGATGCTGGAAACAACGTGGAGGTAGATGAATCTCTGTTCCAAGAAATGGATGACTTGGAGCTAGAGGATGATGAGGATGATCCAGACTATAATCCTGCTGACCCAGAAAGTGATTTGACTAACTAA